The DNA segment CATAGGGAATATAAGTATTTTCTCCATAGAGAACCTCTACAAATAACAACAATACAGATGATAAAGAAATTGCTTTAACTATACCTGCATAGTTCCGCCTGTGAATACCTGCTTTATAAAGCCCTGTTGTTTGAAATATAGCGATCGCCAAGCTCAAATTGAGCAGCATAAACGATATATTTTGTATCGAAAATAATTCAATGGAATTACTGGACAAAACTGCTAAATTCCATGCAGAGGCTATAAATACTGCATCCAAAAATACCAGAATTACCACACGCATTAATCTGATAAACAATCCCCTCTGGATTCTGGGACTGTTAGCAGAGCGTAAGTCTGGTTTTAAACTTTCTATAGAAATGTTACCAGAAACCATAAGTATATTATTCCTCCATATTACAGCAAAATTGACAACAAAAAATATCAGCTATGATTTTATGGTTTATGCAAAATCAATCTTCCTAAAAGTTTTAATGACATCCGTTTATTCTTTGAAAAAATCAAATACCTATGTTTTTACAGTCACTTATTCTGGAAAATATTGTCATCACCAGTATTTAAAAACACAAGTTTGAATCAACTTGACGTATTGATTACACTAACCTCAAAGTCTGACAAATAATGCCCACCTATTTTGATTGACTAGACAAACTCCAAATTTCTCGTAAGAAGAGAGTGCCTAAAAACCACGGCTCAAGTAAGTAACGTCTCCACAATCTAGTTGGTTCGGTCAACAACCTATACAACCATTCCAGCCCCATTCTCCCCATCCAACGAGGTGGCGTAGGTATCGCTCCTGCCACATAGTCTAGGCAAGCTCCACTGGTCAAAATAGCATTGGGTTGAATACGTTCCAAATTTTGGGAAATCCAATGCTCTTGTCGTGGCATCCCCATCCCCACCATTAACACATGGGGTTTGTAATCATTGATGGCCTTAATAACAGTCAGATTTTCTTCACTCTCTTCACTAGTATCAAAGTAGCCATGAGAGCAAGCAATTTTTAACCCAGGAAACTTTCGGCGCAAAATAACTGCCCCTTGTTCAGCAACTCCTGGTTTTGAACCTAGATAGAAAATACGCCAACTTTTATTGGCTGCTTCCTCCATGAGAGGCCATACCCAGTCGGCATAGGTTACTCTCTGTTCCCTCTTCATAGGAAAACCTAGAAGCTTGCCAATAAAAACTATAGGCATACTATCAATATGGATGTATTCGGCCTTAGCATAAAAGGCTTGCATTTCTAAGTCCTTGTGAAATAGATAAAGACTATGCAGGTTGTGATTAGCGATAATCCATTTTTTTCCCTGCTCAATAGACTCTCCAATTAAACAATTTAATTCAGGGATAGAAAGAGCATCTACGCTAACCCCAAGAAGTTTATAAGAAGGCCGCTTCTTCATGACTTGTAACTATTTTGTAAATCTAAGAGTCTGGAACACACAAAAACTAAGGTTTTTATAATTAATTCGTTAAATCTATATTATCATTTACCTACGTAAATACACTAAGATTTTTGGTTAAATCTTTTGTGAAGAGAGGGAAACATTGTTAAGATTCTATTTACTTCATCAGTATTTCTGCTGTATATTTAGCCTTTGCACTCCAAGAGTATTTTTCTCTAATCAAAAAATATGCCTGTTGGACAAGCTCTTGATATTCATCGATATTTGTAGTAGCGTCCACAATCGTATTAGCCACATCTTCGCAAGAGTATCCAGATATTAAAAGATGCTCCTTGTGACGAAAGTCTTCTAAACCTCGTAAGCCTTCTGGTGTTGACACAACTAACTTTTTACTGGCAAAAAAATCTAAGGCTTTATTGCGAGCGCCACCCGCTACTGCTTGCTTAGGAAATGGCAGCAAGGCAATGTCTGAATATTGAAGATGGTCAAGGAAATCTTCACGTTTAGGTAGAAACCCTAAGAAAGAAATATTAGAGGGAATGGGTTCTGCAATATCGCTACTATCCCTACCAATGACAACAAAATGAATCTTTTGCTGATGAATCTCAAGGGATTTTGCAACCTCCATAGTCATTAATACGGACATATCATTAGTAGGGAACTGAAATGTTTTAGGAGCAATAACAACTACTATTTTGGCTGGTCTCAATGCTTGGTAAGGGTCTTGACCCAAACGAGATTCATTATTCAGTAAGTATTCAGCTACTCCATTACCTATACAATAAATCTTTTGAGGATTCTTAGCATACCACCGGGAAATTAGATAAGGTGTTGATTCACCCGCCGCAATTATTGGGCATCCGGAGAACACTAATAGTCCTTGAGCAATATATGTTTTAATTAATTGAGTAAATTCTTTAAAAGGATTAGCTACTGAAAATAAGCGTGTCCAATATTCATATGGTGAAAAAGTGTGAAAATCTAATACCAGAGAAAAATTATTCTTTTTCCTTAACTTTGTTGCAATGAGAGCAGCTAAACCAGGTAACGTTTCTTGAGCATAGACAACATCTGGTTCAAACTCATCAATACACTTTTGAATATTTTGAATGTACGACTTCAGACTGCGTGAGCCAATAGAAAGAGAAGGGGCATAGTCTACAGCCGAACAGTCTAGACCCAACTGAAAAACTTGAAAGTATTCAGTAAGATTTTGTCCTAAGTAAAAAGGTCTAGTAAAAGCGCCAAATGGTTGGCTGGAGTCAAGGTTAGAGACAATTAGTAAGCGTTTACCCATAAGAATATTTAAGATATTGTTTCTGATTTAAGGTGGGTATTTTTTTAAAATTTATTCAAGTATTTACCAAAAGTAATGTCTCCTATTCAACTACATTTGATAAATACCGCTACAAGAATAATTAAACTTCTGGTTTCGTTTCTTTTGGGTCTTCGGAGAATGTGGGAGAAGTTGCCAAATTCTTGTAACCAATGATTGCTCTGATATAAGGCAAAAACCAATAAAATATCCAGAATGGCCCAGAGTGTCTGCTACAAAATGTAGTCCAGGGTTTCAACGGAAATCCTTTAATTTGTAGGATTTTTCGCAAACGTTCTAATACAGGAAGTTTTGTATCCACCCAGCTATTACGGACGGAATTTTTATTACAAGTGCCTATATATCCGGGTGCTACCCATACATGACAACCTAGATTACGCGCTCTGAGAGCGTAATCTAAATCTCCCAAACTATGAATAAAAGCAGTATCAATATTACCAACTTTTAGGGTGACACTGTGAGGAATGAGAACACAGTTGCCATACATAGCATCACATTTTTGTACATCTGAAGTTGGTTCTAAAAATTCAAATTTATTAGAGTACCACTTTTTCGATTTAACTGCTCCGCCATAAGTGGCTTGCTTCGTAATCGGGTCTTGAGTGGAACCAACTACAATTGATTGCCCATAACCTTCTACCGCTAAATTCTCATGAACCTGCAATAACTTCTCTAAAGCATCAGCTTCGAGAAATGTGTCATCATTCAACCACAGGTAGTAATCATACTGATT comes from the Nostoc sp. PCC 7120 = FACHB-418 genome and includes:
- a CDS encoding WecB/TagA/CpsF family glycosyltransferase, whose product is MKKRPSYKLLGVSVDALSIPELNCLIGESIEQGKKWIIANHNLHSLYLFHKDLEMQAFYAKAEYIHIDSMPIVFIGKLLGFPMKREQRVTYADWVWPLMEEAANKSWRIFYLGSKPGVAEQGAVILRRKFPGLKIACSHGYFDTSEESEENLTVIKAINDYKPHVLMVGMGMPRQEHWISQNLERIQPNAILTSGACLDYVAGAIPTPPRWMGRMGLEWLYRLLTEPTRLWRRYLLEPWFLGTLFLREIWSLSSQSK
- a CDS encoding glycosyltransferase family 4 protein, with product MGKRLLIVSNLDSSQPFGAFTRPFYLGQNLTEYFQVFQLGLDCSAVDYAPSLSIGSRSLKSYIQNIQKCIDEFEPDVVYAQETLPGLAALIATKLRKKNNFSLVLDFHTFSPYEYWTRLFSVANPFKEFTQLIKTYIAQGLLVFSGCPIIAAGESTPYLISRWYAKNPQKIYCIGNGVAEYLLNNESRLGQDPYQALRPAKIVVVIAPKTFQFPTNDMSVLMTMEVAKSLEIHQQKIHFVVIGRDSSDIAEPIPSNISFLGFLPKREDFLDHLQYSDIALLPFPKQAVAGGARNKALDFFASKKLVVSTPEGLRGLEDFRHKEHLLISGYSCEDVANTIVDATTNIDEYQELVQQAYFLIREKYSWSAKAKYTAEILMK
- a CDS encoding glycosyltransferase family 2 protein yields the protein MKQPTLAVIMTCHNRRNTTLACLQALYQQKNHFDVYLTDDGSTDGTAEFIKAEYPDVKIFQGDGNLFWVGGMHLAFGEAIKNQYDYYLWLNDDTFLEADALEKLLQVHENLAVEGYGQSIVVGSTQDPITKQATYGGAVKSKKWYSNKFEFLEPTSDVQKCDAMYGNCVLIPHSVTLKVGNIDTAFIHSLGDLDYALRARNLGCHVWVAPGYIGTCNKNSVRNSWVDTKLPVLERLRKILQIKGFPLKPWTTFCSRHSGPFWIFYWFLPYIRAIIGYKNLATSPTFSEDPKETKPEV